In the Triticum aestivum cultivar Chinese Spring chromosome 2B, IWGSC CS RefSeq v2.1, whole genome shotgun sequence genome, ACGCTCTGAAGCAACGAGACAAGGAATTATGCTGCGCAAAGTTCTGCTGCTTTTCTgttcttcttttccttttattcAGTAATAACAGATCGTGCCGTACGGCTGTGCTGCATAGCTTGCAACTAGCTCCATAATGCCTGTGCCATCCCACGGACGAAGTCGTGCAGCTGGCATACTCCCTATACGCATGGAGCACACAGCGAGCGTGCCCTTGTGCAGATACTGAACTTAACAGAAAAGTAGTGAAGAAACTGCTAACTGAAAACGCCTGTCTGACTTTGGCTGCCATGGCAGCGTTTATTTGCGCAACTGAATTATGCCGATAGCCACCCTGTGCCCACTGCGCAATGGCGAGTTGGCGACATCCGACATGTCCACACGGCTGCCGTGCGGCGCCACTGGCATGGGAGTCCATGGGAGGGACTGAGATCCGGTGACTTGCTGTGGGCGAGTCATCGGTGAACAGTACAGTGCCTTGCTCCCCTCTCTACACCGTCAGATCAAAAATCTATGGACAGATCTATATGAACAGCAAAACAGCAGGCGAATTCCTGTAGCGCATGCACTGTAGTCGGGTCACTGTAGCCGGATTCCTGTAGCATAATCCCTGTAGCATATCCTGTAGCTCATACACTGTACCTTTCAGCTGTTCACACGAATCTGTCCATAGATTTTTGATCAGACGGTGTGGAGAGGGGAGCAAGGCACCATACTGTTCACCTGTGACTCGCTCACGGCAAGTCACCGGATCTTAGGGTATGTTTGGATTGTGCCCCATCTAGCCCTACCAAATTATTGGCATGGCCAACTTGAAGGCAAGACCAAAAAATTGGCAGGTTATGGCTGTTTGGTTTGTAGCCCATAGCACTTGCCAACTTTTTGGCAAAACCATTGGCCAGCGTTTGGTTTGAAGCCAAATATTTGGCAACCTTGATTGGACTGTGTTTGGTTTGGTTCCAAAATGCATGCCAGCCAAAAAGTGATCAGCATCAGACACTACCTCACATATATCACATGACATTAATACAAATTTTCAATTTAGAAACACACAGAGAGACAAACTGTAAGCATGCATTTCATAAATTGACAATGACATGGTTCAACTAATACATTAGATAACTCATATTGTTCGATACATCAGATTAATCATCAAGGAGGCTAAATAAAATTCACATAGTAACCAAGTCTTTACCAGACCAAGTAAGTCATACTAGTCAGACTAGCACGAAGTCTGCTCCATATAAACAAAATATGATGCACCCAGCCTGCTCTATATAGACAAAATATGCATGATGTATGTTACCCATGCTCCTAGCGGTAAACAAAAGGAAGCCGCAATCTCTATCTAGTCATGTGGCCATTCAGTGAGCAGTTGCAGATCCACCATTGCCACCATCTTCTTGAAACCGAGGCTCGAAGAAGCTAAGGACCCACTGTCCAAGAATTGTTTCATCAGCATAGTTGAGGTAACTACGAAAGATATCTTGATCTGGCTTGGATAGATATGCTACAATCTCAAGTTTATCCTTAGCTGGTATGGTAAGGGCATTTATCCGCTTCCAAAGGTTTGCATATGGATCTGTAGGTGGCATTGGTTGCACAGAAACAATAGGAGATGCAAGAGAGTCAGCTAGCTTCTTGATACCTGCTTCTAACCAGTACCAAGGATGCACAACTTGTAAAAAAAATACACCTTGATGGACAAAAAATCGAAGCATGTCTCAGTAGTTAACTATGTATATCCAACTTCAAAAAATCCACCTTAATGTTCTAAAAATAGAGACCATACATATGGCACAAAAAGGGAAGAACAGACCATACTACTTTCAGAACCATACcaggttaattaactaattaacatcATTATTCTCATGTGATTTGACTTGCGTCAAATAAAGAACATGGATCACCCAAAAAAAAACAAAGAATATGGATGAGAGTCTCATATGTTTTTACTTGCAGCAAACCAACAACATGCACGGGAGTCCCATTCCAATTTTACTTCCAGCAAACAGGGAAGAGGATTCAACAAGCAATTCTCAGATCTAGCAAGTAGTACCTCCGTACAATACATACATCCATAAGGGGATGATGGGGATTTGAGCTCACAAATCAGACCATAGAAAAGGGGATCGGAGTAGTGTTGGATGGGGATTTCAGTGGCTGACCTTGGAGCGTAGCTTGACTGGGAGAGGAGGGCGAGAGGTGGAGCAGCGTCGCCGGTCGCCGGCCGCCGGAGAAGCTGGCACCGACGCAGAACGCGGCCGCCCGGTGATTGGATCGAGAGCGCTTCTGTGCGTGGAGATAAGAGAGATGGGGAAAGTGGCGAACAGGTGGGGAAAAATCAATCGTGCCTTTTATATCACGGTGGCTGGCTCGCGCCAGATTTGGCAGCCAATATTTTGGCGGCTGATTTCCGCGCCGCTGTTTCGCCCGCGAGTTGGCGAAAACGGTACGCGGGCGCGCCCAAGTCGACGATGGCGAGCCAAAAATGGTACCAGACCAAACGCTAGCCAAATATCGTGGGCGTGACCAATTTTTTGGTAAGGCTAGTGTTGGTCACCATCCAAACAGCCCCTTAGTCCCCATGGGAGCCTCCCAGGTTCCCCACCCGTGCACACTTCACCGTGCTTTGCCCTGGGTGGCCACGACAGCGCCGTATGTGGAGTGCGTGTGCCGTGCGTTCCGCGTTTGGTGGTGTTGAACCTGCTGGGTGCACGGTGCACCCCACGGATCATCGTCGTCATCGAGTGCCGCCCGCCGGAGCCAACCCCCGACAAACAGCGACTGTACCATACAGCGAACCAACAAAGGCACAAGTTATTTTTTGATAAAGCGTGAATTTTActaactcaaaatgaagcatcaaggggACATAAACACGATGCACACCCGGCCTCAAGCAACAAAGGCCAAAAACTGGACTACTATGTATCTCGATTTTTCTTTTTAACGAAGATCCATATCAAATCGTGGGCCATCTTTTACAAAGACGGCGAGGAACCCAAGATACACCAATTCCATAAAACCGGACTACTACTACTTTGCTAAAGGCACAAAGAGCAGGACATTGAACTGGACAAGATTACACACGAAATGAAGAGCCGGAGGCCTATCCTATGGTTTGGGGTGCTTTTTGTGCGCCGGCAGGGAGCTGTGGCCGTGCATGGCCACGCCGCTGTAGTCCGCGCTGGAGATCAACCCTTCCGTCGcaaccgcgtcctcgtcctcgttcCTCCAGCCTGCCTTCTTCCTCTCTTCAGCACTCTCCACTCCCATAGGTACAACCTGCACATGTGCACCTCATCGCCATGTATTTTCCTCTGAGCAAAACAATTTTCTTCTGAGCAGAAAATGGTGTGTGCTTCGTGCAGAGACAGGCACACAGCTGAATAACAGCCGCAGAGTCTCTGCGCAAAGCACAAGAGAAACCCTGTTTTTGCGTTTCTGAAGCTTTTGGGGGGAGACATGTGAACTGACCTCATGATGCTGCTCGTGCTCGCCTTCACGCCGGTAATGGTGGTGTGCTGGCTCTTCTCGGCCTTTGCGACCTAGAACACGACCTTGTAGACTGTCCAGGGAGGGGTACTGAAGAGAAGATCGGGAGGAGGCATCGTCCGCAAGAGCGGCTAGAAGAAGGCTTGAAACACACACTACGGCGAGCAGCTTTTCCATGGTGGTGCCTGTGGCAGATGACAATAATGGAGAGAGCGACGAGAAGAGGAAGCTCTTGTAGAACGCTCTCTCATCCGTGTCTTTGCTAAGGTACacatgatgcaaaatgcatactGGCGCCTAGGCTTAGGCATATTTGTAAATTAGGCCCCATTTGAAGAACGAAAATGTCACCACGTAATCGGCTTGGAGTCAGCATGACATTGTCGATGGCAGTCAAAAAGTCTTCCTTGCCCCTAAGGATTAGGGCTGGAATTTGAGCCAAGTCAAGCCTGGCTCGACTCGTTAAAGCTTGTTTCGTTTTTTAGATAGAATTGTTTGGACcataactagataggattgtaaaaaaaaAAAGAGTGTCGATTCTTGGAAAAGCTGGGGAGGGAGAATCGTCCAAAACAATTGACCCTTaatcttggttgataatattgatatAGATTTACTTTGTGTAGCGTGTATAATCTTTTCAACCCTCTGTGTTAGCATAATGTGATCTTAATTATCTCAGTCTGTGAGCCATAACATCACATGTGACTGAACCTGGGAGTCATGAGCGAGAGGAAATGTCTAACAGTGGAGTGTACAACAATAATTTGGTAGTAGGGGCCGGCATGGGGAACCACCACATTTGGCTACTTGTTGCCGTATGCCTTCTTTTTCTCGTGGGGATCCCTGCTAAAACCTGACAACAAAACCAGAGAGGACCCAGCACCAATAGTCGCACCCAAAAAATCCAAAATTGACCGATGCTGTCTGGACGGCCATCACCGACCCACGCCTCACCTTGAGCATGTCGTGGGACGTATCGTGTCTGAGGGAATGGGCCTATACATCATCTATGCGCAATAtgctgtgcatgcatgcatgcacgctgtCAGTGCAATAGTGTGGCTCAAGCTGGTTGGCCATTTGCTGGTGCCCGGCAGCTTTCATGTGACATGTCTACTCTTTCGGTAGTTCGTGTGGCCGTGTTGGGAGGAAGTTAAATATAGAACTGAACATAGTGATCATTCTTGGCACTTCCTATGTTCTCTGAAAATGGTTTTCACACTTCCATGATCAGCACACTTGTAGTCCTTTCTGATTCAAAGGGTTTTCGTATGAATTTTAAAGTATTCGAATTCTTTGAAAAAAAATAATACATTTGTCGTTTAGTTCGTATGGTGAATCTTACGGGATATTTTCCCTAATGATTCCTTTGTGCTACATTCTATAGGAATTTTAGCATTTACTCAAACCTTTTGAAAAGAATCCTTTGTCTTTTCGTGTGATGCAATCAAATAAACCCAAGAAATGTAGGATTCATATGGACATGACGTTGCAATCATATGTTTTTTCTATTCCTACGTTTTTGTAATTGGGTGAACCCATAACTACTAGTACTTGTAGCTTAGCATACATGTCTGAATACCCTCCGCCGTTCAATCAATCATATTAGATGGACATGACATGATCTACCGTTACACCAGACCGGGCTGAAGCTGGAGGTTGAGGTGTCAATTCAGCCAACCAGGCAAGGTTATTGATGGCCGATAGCTACTTGGATTCGGCATGCCCAAGAGTGAGGAGGCAATTCCAAATCTGTGTCTTTCTATGTAGTCCATTTGTAGATTGGAGGAGTGCTTGGAAGTATGCGTTAGCATGTTAGTAGCTTGCATATTGTAAGTTTGATGCTAATTTTCCTCTATGATTAGAGTATGTCATCACACGGGGTGCGGGGCTCGAGATACTGAGGTCAGGCACATGAAGGCTTCTTTTATCAGACCTGTCCATCTTGTCTCTAGCTTGCTAGTCAGGGACGTgtcaactaaaataaaatagaaTTATGTGTGGCTCCGGTGCGTACGTGTTTTTATTTTTTacggaaaaacttccaatctattaatcttagatcatggcagtacaacgaacaccggAAATACAAATTACATCCAGATACGTACACCACCCAGCGATGattacaagcaccgaagcgagccgaaggcgcaccgTCATCattgcccctccatcgccggaaccgggcacaacttgttgtagtagatagtcgggaagtcgtcgtgctaaggccccagtTTCGTTTATGcttaaaatttgcaacaacagCGTGTACATTTTACTGGGCGACTAGTGGTTTCCCTTTCAGTGAGGTTTCAATGAATTTCGGTCATTTCAGGTATATGCAAGAATCCaaatatatttcaaaaaaatcaaatgttttttttgaatttcaaatgaACATTTGATAGATAAGATcccattgtgaagataaattgggaCATTCCTAGTTGTCATCGTTGTCATATCCTTGAGTATGAACGATGGCACGAAGTACTCGAACGCTAGTCGTGTAGTGAAAGAAGAATATGCTCAGGGCTGACATGCGTGCGGCGCCAACGATAGTCGTGTAGTGAAAGAAGAATAAACCCATCAAGTTAAAGTCCTAAACTTGGCGCTATTGTTTgcatttttctagatttatttcagtCTTTTCGTGCAATGTTCATTCAATGGGAAGTGACGTTTCCGTCGACTATGAGGCGTACGTGATGAttttgtcaatctcaagatgttgtgtCCCTCAGTAACTCAAAGGTTCTCATATAGATAGGGTACACATGCATATGTTCATAAAGCGGCTCTAAGCTCCCGCTTCCCCCAGCCTAGCTCCCCCCGCTCTCGTCGCCGGCCACTACGGCCCCGGCGACCACCTCCCCAGCCCTGTCGTTGACCGCTCCAGTCGCGGCGGCCACCCTCTGCCCTCGCTATGGCCACGCCTTCCCCGTCCGGCGGCCGTCCCCGCGCGCTACGGTGGCTGGAATCCAGCCCCtcctccgcgggcgccagctcCTCGCATCGACCGCCGCCTTCTTCCCACGTGGCgctctgccccctcccccgctcTGCCTCCCCTCCCGCAGCGCCCTCCCCGCTTGCCCGCCCTGCGCCGGCTGCGGGTCTGCGCTCCGATGTGTTCCGGGTCGGCCGCGCTGCCACCTCCCCTGCGGATGACGGTTGGGAGCTGGCGAGATCCAGCAAGCGGCGGTTGGCTTGGCTTCGTCGTCGCCCCTGGCCCCGCCCTCCGGCGAGTGCCCCAGGTGCCTGGATCCCACTCCTGATCACCGTCCTTCCGAATGTCGTCGCGACGTCCGCTGCCGTTGATGCCGTTTTTTCGGACACATTGCTCGGCATTGCAATTGCCCGCGCTCTCCCGCCTCGTCCTCCGGTACCCCGCCGGCCAAGCGCCGTCGTGGCAACGTGGCCGTGTGCTCCGGGCCTACGTCTTCTAGGTCCGGCTCCGCCACTCCGACGGCCTCTGGCGCCTCCACTCCTGCTGGATGCCCCCGCTCCCTGTCGGCGGCCCCGACCGCCTCCGAGTCGCTGCCGCCCTTCGCGCCCTCCCCTCCCGCTGCGGCTACCTCGATGGCCTCCTCGGCCTCTCCTGCCTCCTCGATGTCGGGCCATCCCTCGCTGCGGCCCGCTGCAGCGGTCTGCTATCTACCGCGTTCTCTGGTGCTAGCGGCCGCGGAGCTGGCACTGGAGCAACGAGCCCTCGTGGCCACTGTGGCAGGCGCGCGGACCGGCATCCTCGGCCCCGAGGTCTTGGCTTTCCTCCAAGAGCGTTTCCAGCTGGCGGATGGTGTGTTGTCTGTGCACCCTCGCGGCGGCGGCGAGTTCCTTCTCCGCTTTCACTCCACAGGTGACCGACCGCGGGTTGCCGCTGGGAACACTAGGGCTGGTCGCTTCCGCCTCTTGATCCATCTCTGGAGTCGGCTGACCGGCGGCAAGCCGGTGACGACGCGTTTCCTCGTCAGCATCGACTTGGTGGGCATCCCCGACCACGCCTGGTGTCGTGCTTTCGCCGAGACGCTGCTCTCGCCATTCTGCGACATCATTGACCTTGCGCCGGAGATAGAGTCCATGTCGAACATGGCTGTCTTCCGCCTCTCCGCTTGGACCCTGAACCCCGACGCCATCCCTCGCCTCTCCGAGCTACTTCTGCCGGTGTCAGACGATGCCCTGGCGAACGCAGACCCCAACAAGGTGACACATTTTGGGCATCCCCTCCTACGCTTCCCAGTCTCCATCCATGTCTCCAGCTCGGAGGACTACCGTCTCCATGTGGCGCCCTCTCCATCCCCTTCCCGCGAAGATGAAGGCGTGTTCGAGCCCCCATCGCCGCATGTGCTGCCTCCTTACCCGCGGCGTCATGAGTTCCCGCCACGCTCTGGCCGGCCCGGGGCCGCCCCAGCCGGCCATGGTGCCAACGGCGATGCCCGTCGCCCCCGCTCTCGTCGTTAGCCCGCCGCTTGCTCGCATCTGAGCTGGTCTCCTCGGGCCCCACCCAGCCGCACTTTCCGGACGGGCGGGCCCGCCCGTGTTCAGCCGTGTGACGTTCCCACTCCTGCTGGCTGCTGGCGCGCTACAACCCGTGGACTGGTCGTCTGCTACCCCGTTGGCGGCTTCCCCCTGGTGGCCCCATCGCAACGTTCACCCACCCACCCCCCGCGGCGGCCTTGCCGTTGGATGTGGCCCCTGAGAGCTCACGCGCGCCCAGCGATTGGTGCATGCCCACCTCGGATCCTCCATTTGCGGCTCCCACCCCTGGGCCGGACATCACGGGGCCCTCAACTGTCGCCCTGTCCGCCCTATCTACTGGCACCCCGCAGCCCATGATGCCCCTGCTGCCCTGTAGCGGGCGGAGATTCTCCCGACAATCCGCGCCTCGCCTGTCGCGCTCCCATCTACAGTCTTTGCCGCGGGCCCAGGGCTGCCCTCCCCCTTCCTCGGTTTCTGCGGTCAACCATGAGTGCCCCACCATCTGCCCGCCTTGCGAGGTTGGCCCCTGCAGCAATCATGGGCAGGATCCCTCGCCCGCCCCCTCTTCAACACATGCGGCCCGCAGGCAGTCCAGCCCATGCATGATGCTGCCCACGTACCGGACGTTGCCTCCGCTGCCCCGGCCGCCACACAGTGTGCTATTCAGGGCTTCATCCAATCCGTCCAACGGGACGTGGCTCCCCTCCTTCACCCAACGCCCAAGCTTCGTCGTCGTGAGATCCCGCCCAACTTCATCCCCCGCAGGAGCGACCGCATTGCGAAGGCAGACCGGGGCCTTGACTCGGAGATGAAGGCCAAGAGGGTTCTCCTGCTACGTCTGGGGCTGCTAAAGCAGGATGAGCCGGTCGACGCTGTGGCACTTGCTCGCTATGCCAGGCTGTTTGAGGAGCCACTAGCCCCAGATGTGATTCGGGCCTTTGTGGAGTTTTATGGCTGGGACGTGACGCCAGTAGCCTGCGCCTCGGCCCCGCCCTTCTCGCCTACCGTCCTAGCGGCCTAGGCACCACCCCTTCCCTGCGCTCTCTCCCCGCCCGAGACCTCCCCCATGCTTATGGATTGTAAACCTAAAATCTAGTTTTGGAATGTGCGCGGCCGCAACTTCGGTGCCAAGCGCGCGGCCGTCCGTAGTGTTATTTTCTCGGATCTGCCGGTCATCGCCTGCCTTCAGGAGACCAAGCTCGACGACGTCACCCCCTCCTGGTCTCAGAAACGCTCGGCCCCTCCTTCGACACCTTCCACTCCCTGCCCGCGATCGGCTCATGCGATGGAATTCTTCTGGCTTGGCGCTCATCCGAGCTTGCCATCTCTAACCCGACCATCGGCGCGAACCACATTACCGCGGTGGTTTCTTCTCTCTCGGGCGAGCACCGATTCTGGCTCACGGGGTGTATGGGCCGCAGAGCAACACCGACAAGATGTCCTTTCTACAGGGCCTGCAGAACATGCACGCCTTGAGTGCCGGCCCATGGATCCTTGGCGGAGACTTCAACCTGATTGCCGCGGCCGCCGACAAGAATAACTCTCGTCTAAACCTGCCTCTCATCCGGCGCTTACGCCGTTTCATGTCTGACATGGAGCTTAGGGACATGTACCTTCATGATAGGCGATATACATGGTCCAATGAGCGCGAAAACCCTATGTTGGTCCGGATCGACAGAGTTCTTTGCACCACCTCTTGGGAGTCCACCTTTCCAAGCTGCCTTTTGCGTTGCTTGTCTTCCGCGGCCTCGGACCATTGCCCTCTGATGCTTGATTGCACCCCGTGTTCTCTGGGTGACGTCGCTTCCACTTCAAAAAGTTCTGGCCCCAGCTGCCTGGATTCATGCAGGCGGTCTCGGACGCCTGGTCCAGCGCACAGCCCGACCCTGACCCATTTCGTTGCATCTTCGACCACCTACAACTCACCGCTGGCCGCCTGCAGAGTTGGAGCACCAAGACCATCGGTAACGTATCCTTGCAGCTCTTGGTTGCTCGCGAGCTCATAGTGAGGCTCAACGCGGCGCAGGACTTCAGGTCTCTTTCCAGCTAAGAATTCTGGCTGCGGCGACGTCTCAAGCAGGCATACTTGGGCCTCACATCTCTAGAGCGCTCCATACTTAGGCAACGAGTGCCGCTGACCTGGTTACGTGATGGCGAAGCATCCTCCGCTTTCTTGCGCGTTTAGGCCTCCCATCGCAAGCAACGTACCCGCATCCTATCCCTTAGCCACGGCGACACCACCATCTCAGGGGATCGGGACATGGCTGAGGCGGCCTTCCATCACTTTGCGGCGATCATTGGCACCGCGGACACGCGCACACACTCACTGGATATCGACGCCATTGACCCTCGGGACTTTGACCTCTCGTCCATGGACCAGCCCTTCACCAAGGATGAGGTATGGAGCGCCGTCAAGAAACTGCCCACCGGCAAATCACCGGGCCCCGATGGCTTCACGGCCGAGTTCCTCCGGTCCTGCTGGGCGGTAGTGAAGGACGACTTCATGGACGCCTTTGCCAAGCTCTATCGCATGGACGGCCGAGGTTTTCAGTGTCTCAACGAGGCGTTTGTCACATTACTCCCGAAACGTGCGGATGCCACTTCTCTTGGTGATTATAGACGGATCAGCCTCATCCATCTTGTGGCCAAGCTTGTCGCGAAGGTCCTCTCTCTCAGGCTCGCCCCGAGGCTCAACGAGCTTGTCTCCCCTAGCCAGAGCGCCTTCCTCTCCGGtagaagcatccatgacaacttcatgcTCGTGCAGCAAACAACAAGATACCTGCACCGATCGAAGGCTAACAGGGTTCTCCTCAAGCTCGACATCACCCGCACGTTCAATGCCGTCTCCTGGCCATTCCTACTTGAGGTCATGCGCCACCTGGGCTTCGGCAGGCTCTAGTGCGAATGGATTCCTATCCTCTTGGCAACCGCTTCGACTTGCGTCCACCTAAACGGCGTCCCGGGCCCTCACATCCACCACGCTAAAGGGCTTCGGCAGGGTGACCCCGTGTCCCCTATGCTCTTCACCCTGGTCATCGATGTGTTGAACTCGCTTATGCTTCATGCCATGACGACCAGGCTCCTCAGACGGCTAAGCACCAACCTCGCTGCCCCCAGCGTCTCTCTCTATGCTGACGACGTTGCCATCTTTTGCACCCGAGCATGGATCAGCTGTTCGCAGTCCGAGCCATCCTTCAGGTCTTCGGACATGCTTCCGGGCTCCACACCAACTTTACCAAGTGTTCTGCAGCCCCCATCAACTGCACCGACGCTGAAACCGCAGACGTGGTGACCGCTTTGTCCTGCCTATGGCTCAGTTTCCATTGCCCTACCTCGGACTCCCTTTGTCCGTGCGCAAGGTGCCATCGTTTGCTCTGCAGCTCTTGCTGGACTGCATGGTTAAGAAGTTCTCCACCTGGCGCGCCTCCATGCTATCGAGGGGAGAGCGGCTCACCCTCGTCCGCCATGTCCTCACCGTGATGCCTACCCACTTGCTCATGGCAATGGTGATCTGCAAGCCCGTGCTCAAACACATCAACTGCATCATCCGTGACTGCCTGTGGCACGGATGCCATGAGGCCAACGGCGGCCATTGCCTGGTCAACTGGCAGCGGGTGTGTAGACCACTCAAGTATGGCGGCCTTGGCATCCTGGACCTGCACCGCTTTGGTATAGCGCTTCGCACGTGCTGGCATTGGTTGTAGCACACCGATTTTTCTCGCCCGTGGATTCACCTTCACCTCCCAAACGATCCGGCGGCTCCCACCATATTTCACGCTTCCACATATTGGCGCCTTGGAGATGGTGATTCCTGCCTATTCTGGGAAGACCGCTGGCTCGATGGCTAATCCGTCACGGATGTTGCGCCCCATCTCATCCTACTCGTGCCCCGCCATCGTTGCCGGACCTACACCGTGGTCGATGGACTCGCCGAACGCGCTTGGATCAGGCACATCCAGGCCGCCCTCACGCCGCATGCCACGGTGGAGTACGTCGAGCTCTGGTGCCGCCTGCAGCTCCCCACGCTCTCCGATCAGTCGGACCGCCTCCTTTGGCGCCAGACCGACAATGGGATCTACTCCGCCAAATCTTGCTACGCGGCTCTCATTGCTGGTTCCATACGAGCTCTGCACTGGAAGCTCACCTGGCGGAGTTGGGCACCCTTGCAGGTGAAGTTCTTCGCCTGGCTTGCCGTCCAAGACAGATGCTGGACGGCGGCTCGCCTGGCTCGGCATGGTCACCCGCATCACGCCAGATGCCTATTCTGCGATCAGGCGATGGAGACTATGGAGCACATCCTCGTTGGCTGCCCTTTCTTGCGACAGGTGTGGCATGACTGCTTCACTTGGTGCTACCCTCAGGCCCTTGCCCCGACTCCCAGCATCCGCTTCTTGGATTGGTGGCACGACACGACATCCGCGGCTCCGGCAGTGCACCGGAAGGGGATCGCCTCGCTCATCATCCTGGTGGCATGGCTCATCTGGAAGCACCGGAACTCTTTCATCTTCGACGGCACCCCCCCTCCACCTCCCGACTTCTCCACGACATCAAGGAGGAAGCACGATCCTGGGCCAAGGCGGGGACCACTGGTCTCGCCACTCTTACACCGTAGCTACCTAAGGACGTTTTAGGCCGAGCACACCCATTTTCCTTGATGCTCGCACTAGGATCTTCGCCTTTCTTTTGTATGTAGTGTCCTAGTGCTCCTACCCCATCTCACTGTAACTATACTCTCCTCCCTTTTAatgaatgatacgcaagctttgcgtattcgtgaAAAAAATATGTTCATAAGGCGAGTGTATATGCGTGTATATATGAGCCTTCACgattgtactatgttaaaaaaagtAGGGATGGAATAAAATGTGAGTTGTGTAGGCCTGCGATTCTGAGACAATCCATCGTCCGCCATATATGATAATAAAGCAAATCCTTCGGCGTATAAGATGGATCAAATTTTGCACGGGTTTTGAAAAAGGAAGGCAGAAAGTACCGAGGTTTATCGATCAATAAGCATAACTTAGATGGTTAGATTTCTTATGGTGAAATCAACACATCCAAGGTTAAGTCCAAGACTTGTCACAAGTGTTCGCATATTTTCTATATTCATTTCAGCCTTTTCTGCAACATTCTTTCAACTGTATGATAGTCCGTCGAGTACGAGGTGATTGCGGTGATGCATCAACCTCAAGATACTCCcttcattcccttatacaaggccactataaaaaaatacattttacatctatacaaggccactaacagtaatcgaggcaaaatttaATGATATTTCATCGTACTATCAACTtgcttaatacttgcatgcatgtagacataagactagccataatgggtagtaacatagagtagtaccATGCCTcgtgttactactctatgttactacctctatagtggggagtaacatatgtgtggtaacatgcaacacttcatttattaggctatagactcattctgccttgatatgtgtgatgttactcatactactagtaactagctatgttagaacatgtctctctttcttcatttattgcttatgtggcaagcaataaatgaagaaagaaagacATGTGGTAACATGGATATTTACTAGtaatatgagtaacatcacacatatcaaagcaagatgagtctatagcctaataaatgaagagttg is a window encoding:
- the LOC123042339 gene encoding uncharacterized protein — its product is MEKLLAVVCVSSLLLAALADDASSRSSLQYPSLDSLQGRVLGRKGREEPAHHHYRREGEHEQHHEVVPMGVESAEERKKAGWRNEDEDAVATEGLISSADYSGVAMHGHSSLPAHKKHPKP